One genomic window of Methanosphaera cuniculi includes the following:
- the larB gene encoding nickel pincer cofactor biosynthesis protein LarB: protein MKEILEKLVNGSISITDAEDKLKIMQMQEIGEHVKFDDRRSERTGVPEAIYAQGKTDDDLINLINNIKIPHNLMITRLPQDRYKKIQPQLNDSIIENATYYKDASILTINKFPIEQHKGRVGIITAGTADIPIAQEANITIKQEGIETITTYDVGVAGIHRLVDKLAYLLDQQIDIIIVVAGMEGALPSVIGGLVDVPIVAVPTSTGYGVGEKGFTALFSMLQSCAPGISTMNIDNGYGAGVYAIKMIKHLEKRIKQELEKQK, encoded by the coding sequence ATGAAGGAAATTCTTGAAAAACTTGTAAATGGTTCAATATCAATTACTGATGCTGAAGATAAGCTTAAAATTATGCAAATGCAAGAAATAGGTGAACATGTTAAATTTGATGATAGAAGATCAGAACGTACTGGAGTTCCTGAGGCTATTTATGCACAAGGAAAAACAGATGATGATCTCATTAATCTAATTAATAATATTAAAATACCTCACAATCTAATGATAACAAGATTACCACAAGATAGATATAAAAAGATACAACCACAATTAAATGATAGCATTATTGAAAATGCAACATATTATAAGGATGCATCTATATTAACCATTAATAAATTCCCAATAGAACAACATAAAGGTCGTGTAGGAATCATAACAGCAGGAACAGCAGACATACCAATAGCTCAGGAAGCCAACATAACAATAAAACAAGAAGGAATTGAAACAATCACAACATATGATGTGGGAGTAGCAGGAATACACCGCTTAGTTGATAAACTAGCATACCTACTAGATCAACAAATAGACATAATCATAGTAGTAGCAGGAATGGAAGGAGCACTACCATCAGTCATTGGAGGACTTGTAGATGTACCAATAGTAGCAGTACCAACATCAACTGGATATGGAGTGGGTGAAAAAGGATTCACAGCACTATTTTCAATGCTACAATCATGTGCACCAGGAATATCAACAATGAACATAGATAATGGATATGGAGCAGGAGTATATGCAATAAAAATGATAAAACACCTAGAAAAACGCATAAAACAAGAACTTGAAAAACAAAAGTAA